Part of the Natronobacterium gregoryi SP2 genome, ACCTCGTCACCAGCCTCGAGTCGGGTGCCCGGAAGCGGGATCGACAGCGACTCGCGTTCCCGCCCGTGGGCATAGATCCGTGCCGACGCCGGCAGGTCGAGTTCGGTCACTCGCTTGCCGATCGCCTGCGAGCCCTCTTGGACCTCGAGGACGGTCAACTGGAGGTTCGCAGCGAGGTCGGCAACGACGTTGAAGTCGCCGCCCAGAAGCGCGGTCTTCGCGCCTGCTGCACCGAGGCGTTCGGGGTAGACGATCTCGTCGACGTCTTCGGCGTACTTCTCGTAGATCTCTTCCCGGTAGTCTTCGTCGATCCTGAGTACCGTCCGACAGCCGTGGTGATTGCCGGCCGTACAGGCCGCGAAGTTGACGTTGAGGTCGGCGGTGAACGCGCCGACGGCGTCAGCGACCTCGACGCCTGCCTCCCGGAGTGCGGCTTCGTCGGCACCGTCCCCGAAGACCGCCTCGAAGCCGTCCGATTCGGCACGATCGACCCGCTCCTCGTCGACGTCGACGACGACCACGTCGTGACCTTCCGTCGAGAGGATCTGTGCCGTTCGTGACCCGACCCGACCGTACCCCACGATAACACATTTCATGGTATACGTATACATCTTCTGTAGTCAAATACGTTGGTCCTGGCGCCCCACTCGAGATCGGTCGACGCTGGAACGGAGCGGGGCCGTGTCGGTACGTGAACTCGGACCTCGCCACCAGAGTATCCATGAACATGAATAAACTCTCGTCGGTAGAGACGAGAAACTTTAACTTAACCCTGTATCTATGCTCGAGCGTCCAACATGGGTGTGGCTGATACGCTCGCCAACTACTTCGACTTCGGCGAGCACGAGACCGACTACCGAACCGAGACCCTCGCGGGGATCACGACGTTCCTCGCGATGGCGTACATCATCGTCGTCAACCCGACGATCATCGCACCGGCAATCTTCGGTCGTCCGCCGGGCGAGATCGGGGCCGACGATCAGGCGGAAATCGCGGGCGAGATGTACTACTGGGGGGAGGTCGTGGAAATGCTCACCGTCGTCACGATCCTCGCGTCGATCGTGGCGATCGTCGTGATGGCCGTCCACGCGAAACGACCCTTCGGGCTGGCTCCCGGGATGGGACTGAACGCCTTCTTTACGTTTACCGTCGTTCTCATCCTCGGCGTCCCGTGGCAACTCGCACTGGCAGCCGTCTTCGTCGAAGGAATCATCTTCATCGCGTTGACCGCAGTCGGCGCACGAAAG contains:
- a CDS encoding potassium channel family protein, coding for MKCVIVGYGRVGSRTAQILSTEGHDVVVVDVDEERVDRAESDGFEAVFGDGADEAALREAGVEVADAVGAFTADLNVNFAACTAGNHHGCRTVLRIDEDYREEIYEKYAEDVDEIVYPERLGAAGAKTALLGGDFNVVADLAANLQLTVLEVQEGSQAIGKRVTELDLPASARIYAHGRERESLSIPLPGTRLEAGDEVAVIAETDRAAEVRDALSAESPHT